The Streptomyces sp. NBC_00224 genome has a window encoding:
- a CDS encoding TerD family protein, translating to MTAMTPGSNLPLPTARVAVDVAAPVRLDVSGLLLTADGKVRSDDDFIFYNQPSGPGVTYRSGGGTAPDAIVVDTTAVPPGIEKIVVTASPDAAGQTFQGIEPTATLRNADDGSVIATFTPPQLGGETALVVMEVYLRGGAWKARAVGQGYANGLAGIATDFGVSVEEPPAAAPAPAAPAPVAPVTAPPMPAAPPAPAAPAAAPSGKINLDKGRVSLQKNQTVSLVKGGRPLLSQVKMGLGWEPAFRGKDIDLDASVIAYGPQRNHLDSCYFGKLSILGGAVKHSGDNLTGEGAGDDEVIVVDLGRIPAEATGLVFTVNSFSGQKFTEVAKAYCRLMDAATGEELVRFELTSAEPQTGVMMAKLIKQFSGEWEMTALGNFVKSRTVRGMVKPSAEAL from the coding sequence ATGACCGCAATGACACCTGGCTCGAACCTTCCGCTCCCGACCGCCCGCGTGGCGGTGGACGTCGCCGCCCCGGTGCGGCTCGACGTGTCGGGCCTGTTGCTCACCGCCGACGGCAAGGTGCGCTCGGACGACGACTTCATCTTCTACAACCAGCCCTCGGGCCCCGGTGTCACCTACCGGTCCGGCGGCGGCACCGCCCCGGACGCGATCGTGGTGGACACGACGGCGGTGCCGCCCGGCATCGAGAAGATCGTCGTCACCGCCAGCCCCGACGCCGCGGGCCAGACCTTCCAGGGCATCGAGCCCACCGCCACCCTGCGCAACGCCGACGACGGCAGCGTGATCGCCACCTTCACCCCGCCGCAGCTCGGCGGCGAGACCGCGCTGGTCGTCATGGAGGTCTATCTGCGCGGCGGCGCCTGGAAGGCCCGCGCGGTGGGCCAGGGGTATGCGAACGGGCTGGCGGGCATCGCCACCGACTTCGGCGTCTCGGTCGAGGAGCCCCCGGCCGCCGCGCCCGCTCCCGCCGCACCGGCCCCGGTCGCCCCCGTGACCGCGCCGCCGATGCCCGCCGCTCCCCCGGCCCCGGCCGCGCCGGCCGCCGCGCCGAGCGGGAAGATCAACCTGGACAAGGGCCGCGTCAGCCTCCAGAAGAACCAGACGGTGTCGCTGGTCAAGGGCGGCCGCCCGCTGCTCTCCCAGGTCAAGATGGGCCTCGGCTGGGAGCCCGCGTTCCGCGGCAAGGACATCGACCTGGACGCCTCGGTGATCGCGTACGGGCCGCAGCGCAACCACCTGGACAGCTGCTACTTCGGCAAGCTCTCGATCCTGGGCGGCGCGGTCAAGCACTCCGGCGACAACCTCACGGGCGAGGGCGCGGGCGACGACGAGGTGATCGTCGTCGACCTGGGCCGTATCCCGGCGGAGGCGACGGGCCTGGTCTTCACGGTGAACTCGTTCTCCGGCCAGAAGTTCACCGAGGTCGCCAAGGCGTACTGCCGACTGATGGACGCGGCGACCGGTGAGGAGCTGGTCCGCTTCGAGCTGACCAGCGCCGAGCCGCAGACGGGCGTGATGATGGCCAAGCTGATCAAGCAGTTCTCCGGCGAGTGGGAGATGACGGCGCTGGGGAACTTCGTGAAGTCCCGGACGGTGCGCGGGATGGTGAAGCCGTCGGCCGAGGCGCTCTGA
- a CDS encoding beta-ketoacyl synthase, which yields MNDHEDVLVTGLGAITPLGADAASTWSGLLTGKSGVSLLTEEWAADLPVRVAAGLSVDPVSLLDRVEARRLDRCEQLALISSREAWRDAGTPEVEPERLAVVIGTGTGGLLTTLVQDDTYEKSGARRLSPYAVPMLMPNGPAAWVSMELGARGGARTPVSACASGAEAIAMGLDLIRAGRADVVVAGGTEACLHPFTLAAFAQMKALSPQDHDPETVSRPFDADRSGFVMGEGAGVLVLERASFARARRARVYGAVAGAAVTSSADHITASDVAGQVRAIETALRDADLSPADIGVVHAHATSTPSGDLAEADAVARAIGTHPVVTATKSMTGHMLGASGAVGAMAALLALHDGTVPATRNLDRLDPAVELDVVAGTNRTGEWDAALANSFGFGGHNVSLILTRVSG from the coding sequence ATGAACGATCATGAAGACGTGCTGGTGACCGGTCTCGGCGCGATCACCCCGCTCGGCGCGGACGCCGCATCCACCTGGTCCGGTCTGCTCACCGGCAAGTCCGGGGTGTCCCTGCTCACCGAGGAGTGGGCGGCGGACCTGCCGGTCCGGGTCGCGGCGGGACTGTCCGTCGACCCGGTCTCGCTGCTCGACCGGGTGGAGGCGCGGCGCCTTGACCGATGTGAACAACTGGCCCTGATCAGCTCCCGCGAGGCCTGGCGGGACGCGGGCACCCCCGAGGTGGAGCCCGAGCGGCTGGCGGTGGTGATCGGCACCGGCACCGGTGGCCTGCTGACCACGCTGGTCCAGGACGACACGTACGAGAAGAGCGGCGCGCGCAGGCTCTCGCCGTACGCCGTGCCGATGCTGATGCCCAACGGCCCGGCGGCCTGGGTCTCCATGGAGCTGGGCGCGCGGGGCGGGGCGCGCACGCCCGTGAGCGCCTGCGCGTCCGGGGCCGAGGCCATCGCGATGGGGCTCGACCTCATCCGCGCGGGCCGGGCCGACGTGGTGGTCGCGGGCGGCACGGAGGCCTGTCTGCACCCGTTCACGCTCGCCGCGTTCGCGCAGATGAAGGCGCTGTCGCCGCAGGACCACGACCCCGAGACGGTGTCCCGGCCGTTCGACGCGGACCGCAGCGGTTTCGTGATGGGCGAGGGCGCGGGCGTACTCGTCCTGGAGCGGGCCTCCTTCGCGCGGGCCCGGCGGGCGCGGGTGTACGGGGCGGTGGCGGGGGCGGCCGTGACCTCCAGCGCCGACCACATCACCGCGTCGGACGTGGCAGGGCAGGTCCGGGCGATCGAAACGGCGCTGCGGGACGCCGACTTGAGCCCCGCCGACATCGGCGTGGTGCACGCGCACGCCACGTCGACGCCGTCGGGCGACCTGGCCGAGGCGGACGCGGTGGCGCGGGCGATCGGCACCCATCCGGTGGTCACCGCGACCAAGTCGATGACCGGCCATATGCTCGGCGCGTCCGGGGCGGTGGGGGCGATGGCGGCCCTGCTCGCCCTCCACGACGGCACGGTCCCGGCCACGCGCAACCTGGACCGGCTGGATCCGGCGGTGGAGCTGGATGTGGTGGCGGGCACGAACCGTACCGGCGAGTGGGACGCGGCGCTCGCCAACTCCTTCGGCTTCGGGGGGCATAACGTGAGCCTGATCCTGACGCGGGTGAGCGGGTGA
- a CDS encoding PQQ-binding-like beta-propeller repeat protein encodes MREIGGYRLVALLGDGGMGQVHLARAASGRLVALKTVHPHLAADPRFRERFRREVAAARAVDGPYTAGVLAADPDAEPPWLATAYAAGPALSEAVSALGPLGPRQLAALGALLAEALATVHAAHLVHRDLKPANVIVTRDGPKVIDFGIAKGTVEGVAGEALTHSGETLGSPGFIAPEQLARDGEPGPAADVFALGGLLALCATGRNPFGAGSAPQVLYRTLHEEPDLDGVPGDDWREFLGRCLAREPADRPAVAEVLAWCAGRSAPEPWWEQEPVTGLIRQHEEATAELIEAAPAPAGTALPDSGRASRRRFLLWSASGAVAAAGISTAVALGEDEDESGSGSGQSADPDPTSWPRGRALWTRTLGPTQYGGALIRHGDALYVRDNASLTRLDPATGAVRWQRDAKGVGQVVPHGTDLVYLVRTELAGAPTLAALDSATGDTRWETRDPRLEGLRPRTSLLPDDVELEGSRGMFALGDAVVCFVTYESYDTEWSRRTGQKRPWRAYGYDPATGEGLWYHEGTAAGVTAVRHAGGRFAVAASGYAQSDEPEQLKVRAQEPLHVLRASDGSPETTVAGGALRPDAHPGATGTGYFALGEAVSAVDLATRTTLWSRGVTGSVSVTPTATGGLVHAASHSEVSALDAATGRTRWLRTDVRRLTEAPHASPPPLLSEGRLYVTGPEPGSDRLALSGPKWGLHALDPATGKLVWAVPFEGRDELLGSAGGGLVHVCVGSVLTTFRGPDGAA; translated from the coding sequence GTGCGGGAGATCGGCGGGTACCGCCTCGTCGCGCTGCTCGGCGACGGCGGCATGGGCCAGGTGCACCTCGCCCGCGCCGCCTCCGGGCGGCTGGTCGCGCTGAAGACCGTGCACCCGCACCTCGCCGCCGACCCCCGCTTCCGCGAGCGGTTCCGCCGCGAGGTGGCGGCCGCCAGGGCGGTGGACGGCCCGTACACCGCAGGCGTACTCGCGGCCGACCCGGACGCCGAACCCCCGTGGCTGGCCACGGCGTACGCCGCCGGCCCCGCCCTCTCCGAGGCCGTCTCCGCGCTCGGCCCCCTCGGCCCCCGACAGCTCGCCGCGCTCGGCGCCCTGCTGGCGGAGGCGCTGGCCACCGTGCACGCCGCGCACCTCGTCCACCGCGACCTCAAGCCCGCCAATGTGATCGTGACCCGGGACGGGCCGAAGGTCATCGACTTCGGGATCGCCAAGGGGACCGTGGAAGGGGTGGCAGGAGAGGCGCTCACCCACTCCGGCGAGACCCTCGGCTCCCCCGGCTTCATCGCCCCGGAGCAGCTCGCCCGCGACGGCGAACCCGGCCCCGCCGCCGATGTGTTCGCCCTCGGCGGGCTGCTCGCGCTCTGCGCCACCGGCCGCAACCCGTTCGGCGCGGGCAGCGCCCCGCAGGTCCTCTACCGCACGCTCCACGAGGAGCCGGACCTCGACGGTGTGCCGGGGGACGACTGGCGGGAGTTCCTCGGGCGGTGTCTGGCCCGCGAGCCCGCCGACCGGCCCGCCGTCGCCGAGGTCCTGGCGTGGTGCGCCGGGCGCAGCGCCCCCGAGCCCTGGTGGGAGCAGGAGCCGGTCACCGGTCTGATACGCCAGCACGAGGAAGCCACCGCCGAGTTGATCGAGGCGGCACCCGCCCCGGCCGGCACAGCGCTGCCCGACTCCGGCCGCGCCTCCCGCCGCCGCTTCCTCCTCTGGTCCGCCTCCGGCGCCGTCGCCGCCGCCGGAATCTCCACCGCGGTCGCACTCGGCGAAGACGAAGACGAAAGCGGAAGCGGAAGCGGACAGTCCGCCGACCCCGACCCCACCTCCTGGCCCCGCGGCCGCGCCCTGTGGACCCGTACCCTCGGCCCCACCCAGTACGGCGGCGCCCTGATCCGCCACGGCGACGCCCTCTACGTCCGCGACAACGCCTCCCTCACCCGCCTCGACCCCGCCACCGGCGCCGTCCGCTGGCAGCGGGACGCCAAGGGCGTCGGCCAGGTCGTGCCGCACGGCACGGACCTCGTCTACCTCGTACGCACCGAGCTCGCCGGTGCCCCGACCCTCGCCGCGCTCGACTCCGCCACCGGCGACACCCGCTGGGAGACCCGCGATCCGCGGCTCGAAGGGCTGCGGCCGCGCACCTCGCTGCTGCCCGACGACGTCGAACTGGAGGGCTCCCGGGGCATGTTCGCGCTCGGCGACGCGGTCGTCTGCTTCGTCACGTACGAGTCGTACGACACCGAATGGTCGCGGCGGACCGGGCAGAAGCGGCCCTGGCGGGCGTACGGCTACGACCCGGCGACCGGCGAGGGGCTCTGGTACCACGAGGGGACGGCCGCCGGGGTGACGGCGGTGCGGCACGCGGGCGGGCGGTTCGCGGTCGCCGCGTCCGGCTACGCCCAGTCGGACGAGCCCGAGCAGCTCAAGGTCCGCGCGCAGGAGCCGCTCCACGTGCTGCGGGCCTCCGACGGCAGCCCGGAGACGACCGTCGCGGGCGGGGCGCTGCGGCCGGACGCCCATCCGGGGGCCACCGGCACGGGCTACTTCGCGCTCGGCGAGGCGGTCAGCGCCGTCGATCTGGCGACCCGGACCACGCTGTGGTCCCGGGGCGTCACCGGCTCGGTGTCCGTGACGCCGACGGCCACCGGCGGTCTGGTGCACGCCGCTTCGCACTCGGAGGTGAGCGCGCTGGACGCGGCCACCGGCCGGACCCGCTGGCTGCGTACGGACGTACGGCGGCTCACCGAGGCACCCCACGCGTCACCCCCGCCACTGCTCTCCGAGGGGCGGCTGTACGTCACCGGGCCGGAGCCGGGCAGTGACCGGCTCGCGCTGAGCGGGCCGAAGTGGGGGCTGCACGCGCTGGACCCGGCGACGGGGAAGCTGGTGTGGGCCGTGCCGTTCGAGGGCCGCGACGAACTGCTCGGGAGCGCCGGGGGCGGACTGGTGCACGTATGCGTCGGGTCGGTCCTCACCACCTTCCGCGGCCCTGACGGCGCCGCATGA
- a CDS encoding protein kinase, whose protein sequence is MTDPLLASDPRQLGGIRLLGRLGAGGMGQVYLGRTRGGRLVAVKTVHEHLADDPHYRERFRREAAAARAVTGAHTAPVLDADPDSPVPWLATAFLPGVTLSRAVAAGGALRPDAVRALGAALAEALTAIHAAGLVHRDLKPSNVLVTADGPRVIDFGIARAVDGQGLTEAGAIIGTPGYLAPELIAGDGPPATAAADVFALGAVLAFAATGRTPFGTGTVAILLFRTVHEEPELSGVTRSSGLRELVERCLGKDPEARPTVRTVLRALRDPRPPLWWREEPVRSLVLADEPVPEPQDAPPPTVQEAVREPVAGPVRPWRGRAVARRGLLLAGGGGLAAFLAYAVLRPTPDGGGSGSSWDPVVRTGAAAGGARWSLEPRSGEVDALLVAGASVLVHGTDAAGSSSGVVEARAGADGAPLWQRKADGTASGWWGASDRLLLAPDLGLPAVALASGTVRVKAPQLAPTLGWFTATGGLLVDSYGETSSEWRTRATDPAGGAVRWTTPPGPATVAPAVLGDALLLAPVPAASTRLRCVGAKDGAERWTYPLAAGDGGALGVCALPDGFAVLTTTGRVHLVGADGRAVRPVQTLADVALPAGSTALGQSAGRLLVAAGNRLYGFPANDVHEHWSRATLGLDASWPKRLGGARAPVTGGGLLLHWRDAGTLEAVAPATGRVHWSAPVGGGVAQVPPVVAGPVVYAAAGSGCTALRLTDGRALRSWPLPDRVSELAADGAGWYARIGKASIRAYDKPSGA, encoded by the coding sequence ATGACGGATCCGTTACTCGCCTCGGATCCGCGTCAGCTGGGCGGGATCCGTCTGCTCGGCCGGCTCGGCGCGGGCGGGATGGGTCAGGTGTACCTCGGGCGTACGCGGGGCGGGCGGCTGGTCGCCGTGAAGACCGTCCACGAGCACCTCGCGGACGACCCGCACTACCGGGAGCGGTTCCGGCGCGAGGCGGCCGCCGCACGGGCCGTGACGGGCGCGCACACGGCCCCGGTCCTGGACGCCGATCCCGACTCGCCGGTGCCGTGGCTGGCCACGGCGTTCCTGCCCGGCGTGACACTGAGCCGGGCCGTGGCCGCGGGCGGTGCACTGCGGCCCGACGCGGTGCGGGCGCTGGGCGCGGCCCTCGCCGAGGCGCTCACCGCGATCCACGCGGCGGGTCTGGTGCACCGCGATCTGAAGCCGTCGAACGTGCTGGTGACGGCGGACGGGCCGCGCGTCATCGACTTCGGCATCGCCCGGGCGGTGGACGGGCAGGGGCTGACGGAGGCCGGCGCGATCATCGGGACGCCGGGCTATCTGGCCCCCGAGCTGATCGCCGGGGACGGCCCGCCCGCGACGGCGGCCGCCGATGTGTTCGCGCTGGGCGCGGTGCTCGCGTTCGCGGCGACCGGCCGTACCCCGTTCGGCACCGGCACGGTGGCGATCCTGCTGTTCCGCACGGTCCACGAGGAGCCCGAACTGTCCGGCGTCACGCGCTCGTCGGGGCTGCGGGAGCTGGTGGAGCGCTGTCTGGGCAAGGATCCCGAGGCCCGTCCGACCGTACGGACCGTGCTGCGGGCGCTGCGCGATCCCCGGCCCCCGCTGTGGTGGCGCGAGGAGCCCGTGCGGTCGCTGGTCCTCGCCGACGAGCCGGTGCCGGAGCCGCAGGACGCGCCGCCGCCGACCGTGCAGGAGGCCGTACGGGAGCCGGTGGCCGGTCCCGTACGCCCGTGGCGCGGCCGGGCGGTGGCCCGGCGGGGCCTGCTGCTCGCCGGCGGGGGCGGGCTCGCCGCGTTCCTCGCGTACGCGGTGCTGCGGCCCACCCCGGACGGCGGCGGGTCCGGGTCTTCGTGGGACCCGGTGGTGCGCACGGGCGCGGCGGCGGGCGGGGCTCGCTGGAGTCTGGAGCCCAGGAGCGGCGAGGTGGACGCGCTGCTGGTGGCCGGGGCGTCCGTGCTGGTGCACGGCACCGACGCGGCGGGCTCGTCCTCCGGTGTGGTCGAGGCGCGCGCGGGCGCCGACGGGGCGCCGCTCTGGCAGCGGAAGGCGGACGGGACGGCGAGCGGGTGGTGGGGCGCGTCCGACAGGCTGCTCCTCGCGCCGGACCTCGGACTCCCGGCCGTCGCCCTCGCGTCGGGCACCGTCCGGGTGAAGGCGCCCCAACTGGCGCCCACCCTGGGCTGGTTCACCGCGACGGGCGGGCTGCTCGTCGACTCGTACGGTGAGACGAGCTCCGAGTGGCGCACCCGGGCCACCGACCCGGCCGGCGGCGCCGTGCGCTGGACCACGCCACCGGGCCCGGCGACTGTGGCGCCCGCCGTGCTCGGCGACGCGCTCCTGCTCGCCCCCGTGCCCGCCGCGTCGACGCGGCTGCGGTGCGTGGGAGCGAAGGACGGCGCCGAGCGGTGGACGTATCCGCTCGCGGCGGGCGACGGGGGCGCCCTTGGAGTGTGCGCGCTGCCGGACGGGTTCGCGGTGCTCACCACGACGGGCCGGGTGCATCTCGTGGGCGCGGACGGCCGGGCGGTCCGCCCCGTGCAGACGCTCGCGGACGTGGCCCTTCCGGCCGGGTCCACCGCGCTGGGACAGTCGGCCGGAAGGCTGCTGGTCGCCGCCGGGAACAGGCTGTACGGCTTCCCCGCCAACGACGTACACGAACACTGGTCGCGGGCCACCCTGGGGCTCGACGCGAGCTGGCCCAAGCGGCTCGGCGGGGCCCGCGCGCCGGTGACGGGCGGCGGGCTGCTGCTGCACTGGCGGGACGCGGGCACCCTGGAGGCGGTGGCCCCGGCGACCGGGCGGGTCCACTGGAGCGCGCCGGTGGGCGGCGGGGTCGCCCAGGTCCCGCCGGTCGTGGCGGGCCCGGTGGTCTACGCGGCGGCGGGCAGCGGCTGCACCGCACTGCGCCTCACCGACGGCCGCGCGCTGCGGAGCTGGCCGCTGCCGGACCGGGTGAGCGAGCTCGCGGCGGACGGCGCGGGCTGGTACGCCCGTATCGGCAAGGCGTCGATACGGGCGTACGACAAACCCTCCGGGGCCTAA
- a CDS encoding alkaline phosphatase PhoX, producing the protein MSLSRREFARNSALTGAGVALTGSVGALATAPGALAAEDAYGAAGHGHHEPGYGPLLPDPKGVLALPKGFSYRIVTHSGVTKLESGEITPSNHDGTAAFEGPRGVTLLVNNHELKGPRKSWPHPVPLTEGLVYDPAASGGCTVVEVHPHGGPVAEWVGIAGTSTNCAGGATPWGTWLTCEETEDKAGSNGMTKDHGYVFEVDPYDRRANRAPKPLKALGRYAHEAVVVDPRRGHLFLTEDASGPNGLLYRWTPPHGFKHGRGKLRTLADDAGVLQATKCFDAGGQFVDDLSRATKIGTVYGVDWVDVPDRDARTTSVRKQFTGQDVTRARKLEGMWWGDGGVYIVSSYAREESPVQHDGQVWFYDPRRRTLTLKVLLGVNAAPGQDGAFDGPDNITVSPYGGLVIAEDGAGIQHLFGATDSGRTYPIARNELNQGTEQAPEYSEFTGVTFSPDGRTLFANIQDPGIMLAITGPWRRQPR; encoded by the coding sequence ATGTCGCTCAGCCGCAGGGAGTTCGCCAGGAATTCCGCCCTCACCGGTGCCGGGGTCGCCCTCACCGGATCCGTCGGGGCGCTGGCCACGGCGCCGGGCGCGCTGGCCGCCGAGGACGCGTACGGCGCCGCAGGTCACGGGCACCACGAGCCGGGCTACGGCCCGCTGCTGCCCGACCCCAAGGGCGTACTCGCGCTGCCGAAGGGCTTCTCGTACCGGATCGTCACCCACAGCGGCGTAACCAAGCTGGAGTCCGGCGAGATCACCCCGTCCAACCACGACGGCACCGCCGCCTTCGAAGGGCCGCGCGGCGTCACCCTGCTCGTCAACAACCACGAGCTGAAGGGCCCGCGCAAGAGCTGGCCGCACCCGGTGCCGCTCACCGAGGGCCTGGTGTACGACCCGGCCGCGTCCGGCGGCTGCACCGTCGTCGAGGTGCACCCGCACGGCGGCCCGGTCGCGGAGTGGGTCGGCATAGCGGGCACCTCCACCAACTGCGCGGGCGGCGCCACCCCCTGGGGCACCTGGCTGACCTGCGAGGAGACCGAGGACAAGGCCGGCTCCAACGGGATGACCAAGGACCACGGCTATGTCTTCGAGGTCGACCCCTACGACCGGCGCGCCAACCGCGCCCCCAAGCCCCTCAAGGCGCTCGGCCGGTACGCCCACGAGGCCGTCGTCGTCGACCCCCGGCGCGGCCACCTCTTCCTGACCGAGGACGCCTCGGGGCCCAACGGCCTGCTCTATCGCTGGACCCCGCCGCACGGCTTCAAGCACGGCCGCGGGAAGCTGCGCACGCTGGCCGACGACGCCGGAGTCCTCCAGGCCACCAAGTGCTTCGACGCGGGCGGCCAGTTCGTCGACGACCTCTCACGGGCCACGAAGATCGGCACGGTGTACGGGGTCGACTGGGTCGACGTGCCGGACCGCGACGCCCGCACCACCTCCGTGCGCAAGCAGTTCACCGGCCAGGACGTCACCCGCGCCCGCAAGCTGGAGGGCATGTGGTGGGGCGACGGCGGCGTGTACATCGTCTCCTCGTACGCCCGTGAGGAGTCCCCGGTCCAGCACGACGGCCAGGTGTGGTTCTACGACCCGCGCCGTCGCACCCTCACCCTCAAGGTGCTGCTCGGCGTCAACGCCGCGCCCGGCCAGGACGGCGCCTTCGACGGCCCGGACAACATCACCGTGTCGCCGTACGGCGGTCTGGTCATCGCCGAGGACGGCGCGGGCATCCAGCACCTCTTCGGCGCGACCGACTCCGGGCGTACGTATCCGATCGCCCGCAACGAGCTCAACCAGGGCACCGAACAGGCCCCGGAGTACAGCGAGTTCACCGGCGTGACCTTCTCGCCGGACGGGCGGACCCTGTTCGCCAACATCCAGGATCCGGGCATCATGCTCGCCATCACCGGCCCCTGGCGCCGTCAGCCGCGTTAG
- a CDS encoding endonuclease/exonuclease/phosphatase family protein has protein sequence MPVPRSAAVSAVVAAALGAGLLAGTAAAAADPTAPAPARIHDIQGTTRTSPLAGKQVAEVPGVVTGVRTYGSSKGFWFQDTAPDDNPATSEGVFVFTGSAPTVAVGDAVLVSGTVTEYVPGGLSSGNQSLTQISKPTVAVVSPGNALPAPVTVTARTVPGRYAPAGDPAAGNSVNGLTLQPKKYALDYYESLEGMNVRIGTSRIVGATDPYSELWVTVKPRENRTERGGSLYSSYDDQNTGRLQIQSLVPAAQQPFPKANVGDTLTGATEGPLDFNQFGGYTITARTLGTVKDGGLKRETTRKQRTGELAVATYNVENLDPSDPQAKFDALADGVVTHLASPDIVALEEIQDNNGAKNDGTVDASATLKKFTDAIVAKGGPAYQWRSIDPENLKDGGEPGGNIRQVFLFNPARVSFTDRPGGDSRTAVAVTGTKGRPALTLSPGRIDPANPAWADSRKPLAGEFVFKGQTVFVIANHFASKGGDEGLASQHQPVPRSSEAKRLLQAQAVNGFVKQILAVDKHARVLALGDINDFDFSGTTKALEDGGALRSAFRTLPKKERYSYVYQGNTQVLDQILTSPGVRGFDYDSVHINAEFSDQNSDHDPQVIRFRP, from the coding sequence ATGCCCGTTCCGAGATCCGCCGCCGTCTCCGCCGTCGTCGCCGCAGCGCTGGGCGCCGGTCTGCTCGCCGGCACCGCGGCGGCCGCGGCCGACCCGACCGCCCCCGCCCCGGCCCGCATCCACGACATCCAGGGCACGACCCGCACCTCGCCGCTGGCCGGCAAGCAGGTCGCGGAGGTGCCGGGCGTCGTCACGGGCGTGCGGACGTACGGCTCCTCGAAGGGCTTCTGGTTCCAGGACACCGCACCGGACGACAACCCGGCCACCAGCGAGGGCGTCTTCGTCTTCACGGGCTCGGCCCCGACCGTGGCCGTGGGCGACGCGGTGCTGGTCTCCGGCACGGTCACCGAGTACGTCCCGGGCGGCCTGTCCTCCGGCAACCAGTCACTGACCCAGATATCGAAGCCGACCGTGGCGGTCGTCTCCCCGGGCAACGCGCTGCCCGCCCCGGTCACGGTGACGGCCCGTACCGTTCCCGGCCGCTACGCCCCGGCGGGCGACCCGGCCGCCGGCAACAGCGTCAACGGGCTGACCCTCCAGCCGAAGAAGTACGCCCTGGACTACTACGAGTCCCTTGAGGGCATGAACGTCCGCATCGGCACCTCGCGGATCGTCGGCGCCACCGACCCGTACAGCGAGCTGTGGGTCACCGTGAAGCCGCGCGAGAACCGCACCGAGCGGGGCGGCTCGCTCTACTCGTCGTACGACGACCAGAACACCGGCCGCCTCCAGATCCAGAGCCTGGTGCCGGCCGCGCAGCAGCCCTTCCCCAAGGCGAACGTCGGTGACACGCTGACCGGCGCCACCGAAGGGCCGCTGGACTTCAACCAGTTCGGCGGGTACACGATCACCGCCCGTACGCTCGGCACGGTCAAGGACGGCGGCCTCAAGCGGGAGACCACCCGCAAGCAGCGCACCGGCGAGCTCGCGGTCGCCACGTACAACGTGGAGAACCTGGACCCGAGCGACCCGCAGGCCAAGTTCGACGCGCTGGCCGACGGTGTGGTCACCCACCTCGCCTCGCCCGACATCGTGGCCCTGGAGGAGATCCAGGACAACAACGGCGCCAAGAACGACGGCACGGTCGACGCGTCCGCCACCCTCAAGAAGTTCACGGACGCGATCGTCGCCAAGGGCGGTCCCGCCTACCAGTGGCGCTCGATCGACCCCGAGAACCTCAAGGACGGCGGCGAGCCCGGCGGCAACATCCGCCAGGTGTTCCTCTTCAACCCGGCGCGGGTCTCGTTCACCGACCGCCCCGGCGGCGACTCCAGGACCGCCGTCGCCGTCACCGGCACCAAGGGCCGCCCGGCCCTGACCCTCTCCCCCGGCCGTATCGACCCGGCGAACCCGGCGTGGGCGGACAGCCGCAAGCCGCTCGCGGGCGAGTTCGTCTTCAAGGGGCAGACGGTCTTCGTCATCGCCAACCACTTCGCCTCCAAGGGCGGCGACGAGGGCCTGGCCTCGCAGCACCAGCCGGTGCCGCGCTCCTCCGAGGCCAAGCGGCTGCTCCAGGCGCAGGCCGTCAACGGCTTCGTGAAGCAGATCCTCGCGGTCGACAAGCACGCCCGGGTGCTCGCACTCGGCGACATCAACGACTTCGACTTCTCGGGCACCACCAAGGCCCTGGAGGACGGCGGCGCGCTGCGCTCGGCGTTCCGCACGCTGCCGAAGAAGGAGCGTTACTCCTACGTGTACCAGGGCAACACCCAGGTGCTCGACCAGATCCTGACCAGCCCGGGCGTCCGCGGCTTCGACTACGACAGCGTGCACATCAACGCCGAGTTCTCGGACCAGAACAGCGACCACGACCCGCAGGTCATCCGCTTCCGCCCGTAG
- a CDS encoding antibiotic biosynthesis monooxygenase, which produces MSATPTDVKFDALPDLRRPGVGVVKSSVWRMGGPERQRAAVEAIAKAWGSRDWPDVGLLSYSVYTGTDGDALLHYSQWQSEAAYQDFFRRFRDGRNAEIDAAVPGIERAGLHSYELYRSGGPQPGDPRTPGCIVIVDVEFEGPDPDRQRAWVDGVFEALDTDPDLPPGGISAHFHASLDGTRVLNYAEWESERAHIDALAAGSDGVGSKTPQWARVQNYPGVTGGGVTRYLPALTVTPAG; this is translated from the coding sequence ATGTCCGCCACTCCCACCGACGTGAAGTTCGACGCCCTGCCCGACCTCCGCCGCCCCGGCGTCGGCGTCGTCAAGTCCAGCGTCTGGCGCATGGGCGGCCCCGAGCGGCAGCGGGCCGCCGTCGAGGCGATCGCCAAGGCGTGGGGCAGCCGGGACTGGCCGGATGTGGGCCTGCTCTCGTACAGCGTCTACACCGGCACCGACGGCGACGCGCTCCTGCACTACTCGCAGTGGCAGAGCGAGGCGGCCTACCAGGACTTCTTCCGGCGGTTCCGGGACGGCCGCAACGCCGAGATCGACGCGGCCGTCCCCGGCATCGAGCGCGCGGGCCTGCACTCGTACGAGCTCTACCGCAGCGGCGGCCCGCAGCCGGGCGACCCCCGTACGCCCGGCTGCATCGTGATCGTCGACGTCGAGTTCGAAGGACCGGACCCGGACCGCCAGCGCGCCTGGGTGGACGGCGTCTTCGAGGCCCTCGACACCGACCCGGACCTGCCGCCCGGCGGCATCTCCGCGCACTTCCACGCGAGCCTGGACGGCACCCGTGTCCTCAACTACGCCGAGTGGGAGAGCGAGCGGGCCCACATCGACGCGCTGGCCGCGGGCAGCGACGGGGTCGGCTCGAAGACCCCGCAGTGGGCCCGGGTGCAGAACTACCCGGGTGTGACCGGTGGCGGGGTGACGCGCTACCTTCCGGCGCTGACCGTCACCCCGGCCGGGTGA